A section of the Planctomycetaceae bacterium genome encodes:
- a CDS encoding FeoB-associated Cys-rich membrane protein: protein RSRRKSKSHGSAGEEPDHDGSVEQAGTIMNWQTPLTILIVLIALGDIVRRLWVSLSGRSQPGCGSACSGCSGGSTQEPQIVSLGTGSPRSHSAEN from the coding sequence CGATCGCGTCGCAAGTCGAAGTCCCACGGATCCGCGGGCGAAGAGCCGGACCACGATGGCAGCGTTGAGCAGGCAGGAACAATCATGAACTGGCAGACACCGCTGACGATTCTGATCGTCCTGATTGCGCTTGGCGACATTGTTCGCCGGCTGTGGGTGAGTCTGTCCGGACGAAGTCAGCCCGGCTGCGGTTCAGCCTGTTCCGGGTGCTCCGGCGGTTCGACACAGGAGCCACAGATCGTGTCGCTGGGAACCGGGTCGCCGCGTTCGCATTCCGCGGAGAACTGA